The sequence below is a genomic window from Streptomyces sp. V1I1.
TCCAGGAGAACGTGACCTCCGCCAACCGCCTGGCGAAGGAGAACCAGGACCTGACCGAGGTCCTCAACAGCAAGACCAGCCAGGGCGTCTTCGAAGCACTGCGCTGAACCACCCGCGGTACCGGCCCTCTTCGACAGGGCCGGACTTCGTGAGCTTCCCGGGCCCGGCGCCCGGCCTTCGAGAGGAGACGTCATGGCCGACGGCATCATCGACGTGCAATACCCCAAGGTTCAGCAGGCCATCGAGGAGTTGATGGAACAGACCCAGGGGATCATCACGACCCTCAACAACCTGGAGGACGAGCTGAAGCCGCTCGTCACCTCCTGGGAGGGCGCGGACCAGGAGAAGTACCGTGAGGTCCAGGCGGAGTGGGACAACGCCACCAAGAACATGGCGCGAC
It includes:
- a CDS encoding WXG100 family type VII secretion target encodes the protein MADGIIDVQYPKVQQAIEELMEQTQGIITTLNNLEDELKPLVTSWEGADQEKYREVQAEWDNATKNMARLLGDNGELIRTIHDNHSRDERKSADNWGNVRAR